The genomic stretch ACAGGCGAGACGGATTGCGCTACCTCAAAGAGGATACGAGACAACCATCTATACAAACCCTCTCAAATGAAGATCAGCATCAGTGGTTCCGCCATCGGGGCTAGTGCCGTGGCAGAAGTTGGGTTTAACAAGGCAGTCTCCGCTTCCCCAAAAAACTTCATCGACAATAGCCATGGGTGTTCTTTCGCTCAACAAACCACAGCACTCACGGGTTTActtgacgaagaaagaaatgagtATCCCCATAGCCCCTGTGATTAAATGCAACACAGTCGACACTTTTCAATTTAACACCGATGGGGGCAATCCGAAACAAAGGGGTGATTCTGTTTACGAAGGTTAGAGCCCCTTCGTATTCGTATATGCGGAGACCGAACCAGCCCTAACCAGTCCGGATACAAGGGGGGTTGCCCTGTAATTCGCGCCTCATTCGACGTAGCCCAAGGGTACCCTGAAAGCTTTGCTTATTCCAAAGAATATCTTGTCTCCTTCGAGAAACTTGATCTTCACCAGGGCTAGCCATTCTTGGTGGCAATACGAGCTGTGGTCGTCGTAATTGGCTAGTACCAAGTGCTGGTGTCCGATCAGTGGGGCTGGAAAAGTAACGTTGAACACGTATCTTAACTCAATCGACCAGCCATCCACCACGAGATTTGCAGACGCGTACTGAGATCAGCGTCCAGCCAGACAGAACTTATGGCGATCATTCACTCCCATTGCTACGTTGGATGGGCCATAAATAGAGCCGATGAAGGGTTTGACAAAACAGTCTGCTCCACATTGTGCGGTGCACCTTCAATAGAATATAAATAAGATCCCTTCTATCGAACCCGAACTCCATTTGTTCTTTCgcccttcttttccatccacaGAATTGCGTCGGATTCAGACGGAAAGATGAAGTACTCTCTATTCCTCGCCATAGCAACATCGGTGGTTGCAGTGATGGCTCGTTGCGACGGCTCCTCACAGCCTGGGTGGGAGCAACATGGCTTCTGCGACAACGGCCAACCATGCCATGAGCGTTGCAGAGATGCGGGTTTCACATGTGGTGGCTGCGGTGGTGTATTTTGGAACCAGTGCTGGTGTTGCAACAACTCTTGTTAGTGACATCGCTGTCCGGCGAGGCACGTTGTTGCTGTCTTGGAATGAAACGTAAGTCTCTCTTTTGGAAATATTCGTCGTCTCCATCATGAGACTAATTACCTCGCCAACAGGATCAAGTGAGCAAAAATAGGCGAAGTGAACGTCAGAATCCATCTTCACAGCTCGGATCCGTCTGTGGTGTAGCTCTTCACAAGCCTAGCGGCCCCAGCAACCGCTATAAAGCACTGGAAAGAATAGTGACGAATTAAGAGCTTATAATTCTGTCCTCTCCTGTACTGAAGACTTCTGCTCTAGAAATGAGACCTACTTAATATGTACTGCTTACCAAACTCAACTGTCAAGGTCCTACGTTAATGTACTCATCTGAGACAAATGTATAGTTTGGTGCAAGCCTGTCCAAGAATGCCTTCATGATGAACGTAGCTGCTCTGGCACTAACGAATCTGAAGAACATTATAATCGCAATACCCCCAAAAGATAGTCACGGGACACGTTTTACTATACCTAAAAGAGGTGGAGACGGGTCTAAAGTGCCACAAGCCAAGCTGACTATTTGGTCTCCCATTTGTGGAATATTCCTTACCAAGCCACCATGCGTGTCGGACTTGGCTACGAATGTAGGGAATGATCATGCGAAGAATTTGCTTCGGTACTGGATCACCCGAAGTTTATACTAGTTTATTGACTTGCTAGTCGAACATCTGGGGGTGCTGCATCCTTTAGTCCGGCTGCCAAACTGGCCATACAACTGTCAGCTCAAAGGGCGTGATTCAGGGCTTTCTCTGTCCAACACAATTAGAGttaaatatagaatatattattaattcCAGTATTTTAAATTTACATAGATCTATTAGATAGCTATATTCTATCAAAGTTAATATAATCTGCTTAGAGTATTTATTACTAAATTCTCGTGTGGCAAAAGCTTTTAGATATAGAGAAATAGTATTAAAATTAAACTAGAGCATAGTCCACGCAAGGTTcagaataaataaaagagaaatctCTATAGATTTGATACCACTAATATCAATAATCTAAACTCTATCGACTCCACGCTTATAGGCTTATAACAGCTTCTTATATATCTTAGGCTATAGAGATTTAAATAATAGTTCCCTTAAATAAGATAAGAGGCGACTAATCAGATTGTTATTGTTTTATCATTTTCAGCTCTTAGATCTACTAATATAGTCGAAATAATAGTAAAGCTAAGAGCATGATTAGAAGAATAAGATAATTATTAGAGAACCAGAGGGTAACCTTACACCAATGCCACCAGATCTCTGTCACTTCTTCTCTGTAGGCAGTCTCTGGACATTACCCCAATTATCATCGGGGAATATCAATGTCACATCGTCTGGCAGGTTTCTTGAATCGTATTATAACACCTTATGACGTCCAGTCTGCATAAGTTGCGCAAATGCGAATGAAAGACAGTACATTCAAGTATAAATAACATTTTGTCTTGGTGTTCAAATTGGCCAACGTCAAGGGAATACTAATTAGCTGAAATCGTCTTAGTTCTGTAAGCATGTGCAATCATGTGTTAGGCaatagaataatataaaaaaatcATATATGGCGGGTCCACTGTTGTAGTATCAATTGATTGGCGTCTTGCATAGTCTTCTTACTTCCAGTTGATGAGTGGAACCATCAACCGTTAAATCTGACACTAGGCTTCTAGATAAGTATTGCTTCTACAACAGAATTGAGGGTCGTAACACTTAACGAGGAAGGTAGTCAAATTGATCTTCAGTGGATATGACCCCCTGACTGGTTGTTGTAAGGGAACCCCGGGTCAAATATCCTGACAGGGCATCTTCAAGCTTTGATGATCTTCATTCTAGTAccgatgatcttcatttCAGCTCCGATGGCCTTAATCGCTAAATTGATTGGAAGACTACGGAGACCGATAAACGCTAAGCAACCAAAGTACCGGTTGGGTAGAGTTTACTTGGGTTGTGATTTTAGCAATTAAAAAGAGTGACTAAATTACGCTTGAATAGAGGTGCCTACTCAAAAGATTCTGTTGACCTGAGAATACCTTACAAAATATTCGCCCATGATGTACGGACGAATGGGAAGATTTTTCGTTCCACAGATTCTTTGATGGATCTGCAATGTAATTAAATGTAGCCTCGTGTTTCCACTTTTGGATCAATATACGGAATAATTTTGAAGCTCAGGCTTCCGGGCACAACTAGTGCCATGACTATCAGACTCCACATAAACCCTTACCAACCTTTGATTAGTTCAGTTAGTTGATCGACATTCTAAAATGAAAGAGTAAATAATAAATCATACAAAAGCCCCCACAGCTATTAAACTTAAAAGGTATATAATTCAACACAAAAAGGGGTCAAGCCCGTACAAAACATCCAACAAACTCCTCATCGCAAGATATTCTCCGACATCTTCAGGGTTTATTCGACTTCAAGGCACCTTGGTAACGCATTGGTTAAAGCCTTATGCCCATAGCCCCTTCTGCCTACATTCAATGAGCTTATCCTTTATGAACTGAACAACCTGATCGCCAAAATGAAGTCCCCAGTCAGCTTTGTTGCGATTATGCTATTTTGTATCTCTGGAGCTCGAGCTTCATTCACCGATGCAGACAAGGTATGTTTGACATGCAAATCAGAACCAAACTGTGGATATATTCCTAACATGGATAGCAACGGGCTGTTTCCCTTCATAACAACCGTAAGTGCGAAATTACATTATGTTGAATTATATTCTCCATTAACTATGGATACTCAAGACCGATCTTCCGTGACGCCAAGCGCTAGTAACATGAAGCCCATCGAGTGGGATGAAGGTCTCGCCACAGCTGCCCAGCAATTAGCCGATAGCTGCAAATTCGAGCATAATCGTGCCGGGCAAAACTTATATGAGGGCAGTGATCCAGCGGATCTTGTGAAACAGGCAATAGATGCGTGGCATAATGAACATAAAGACTATAATTACGATAGCAATACATGCGGGCCCAATGCGATCTGTGGACATTACACTCAAGTAAGTGATATACACCATAAGATTCACTGTATGGCATTGGAAGTAGCTTATGAATCTTTTACAACTAGGTTGTTTGGGCGGATTCTTCCAAAGTCGGTATGGCTGTATCCTCGAGGAAGTGTGAAAGTGGCATGTATATTGTAGTTGCCAACTATGATCCTGTTGGCAACTATGCTGGGGAAAAGCCTTACAAGCAGCAGTGATGAACCTTCACAGTGTGGTGATGGATGGAATCAAGGCAAGGATGATCTATGTCATAATGCACGGTGAGAAATAGGGGCATTCTTGGACAAGCCCAGGTCATCGTGGGAGGGGCGGCTTTTGTATCTACTACATTTCCGTTTTTGAAGCACAATCGGGGATCCAATACCCTCTGGTTAAAGCGGGGAGGGAGCTTCTGACAAACGATGAACCCTAACACATCAAACTTGATGAGATAATCTACTAGGTTGGATTAGAAATAAATCTATCTTATATGCATTCTATTAATTAATAGAAACAAAGTATTAAAGATTTTTTAATAGAGATAAGATTATTACTAAAGTATAAATATTACTATaaattttataattaataatagtatagtatttaaaaaagaaatttacTTACTATTTAAAATATCTAAAATATTGTTTTTTTCTAAAttatatctttatttttaaGCTTTactttaattatattaaacataaaaaaaagtttattataaatattatagtaaaattaaaaaaagacTTAgttaaaaaaagaagatatttaatttaatactatttttttaattaaatttcattatatttaaatattttaaattaGGGTCAACATAAGTTGTATTTAAAAAactataaatattttttaataCTATAAATTTTTAAATCTTTCgtattttaattaattaaaatataaatagattttataaataaaaaaaaatattttttttaatatatttataatcTAGATATTATTAGATATGTTCTATTTACTTTAAAAAAATAgatctttttttaaattacTTTAATTTAATCTTCTTATTAAATAGCActatttttagttttttaaaaatatttatttaaacTACGctaaattatatatataatataaaaaatttagAAAATTAAAAGATTTAATAAATactataattaaaaatagtTTTGaatatttaatattaaaatattataattaattaGAATTTAAATTATAGTTTTATTAAGATATTTTATTCGTATAGAAACTATGgatatatttaaatttaaaaagACtttataataattttaattataattaataaaatagagaGATCTAGTAATCTAagattattaataattaaaaacTTTTTAAAAATCTCTATAAAATCTTTTTTTAGTTATTCTAGATTATTATATGAAAATAGTATTAAGTaatttatataaatagaattatagatttaataaataattattaaataatctttattatataataaaattaaaaatatttaataatttaaaaaaataaatatataattaaaataaatcTTAGACTAgtatttaaaaaaatagtTTTTacaaaattatatatttaatatactTAGCTAAATAAATcataaaattaattatttaattataaaGAACTAGATTcctataataatattatttaaaacattttaattaatatattatttatttaataaattaattaattttaaagTTAGCTTTTCTTAAATATAATCTAATTttaaaatatactattataaataaaaatttaaaatgGTAATATTTTAGATAGTTAATAGTATTAAAATACATTATTTATAAAATCTTTAgctttctattttttttatttataatcTAGTTAAAACTATTCtaaatataatatttaatttttaatttttaataaattatatttTCAATATTAGattataatttatatttaattataaaCTATTAATTAATAAACTTTTTATATGAATTATTTATATTactattaattaaattaaaaaaaatataagatCTAAttttctaaaaaaaataaattaatataaaagACACTAGAGAATATAATAGTTATAActtaataaaataaatataatagaTATTTAGATACTAATAAAATTAGAGAgattattaaaatatatttaattaaaattaaaattaataaaatctaaattaataaataaaatctataattaaaatattaagaaattaataaatataaaattaaaaatatttaaagtaataaaaatagaaaaatttatattttaattaataaaaccttttctatttttattactagtatataatattatagtttaatttaatttataataaattaaattccaataattaattaaaatattcTTTAGTATAAATATTTAAAgaatattttaaaaattCTATAAATATTTGTAAAATATCTATAGGACTTTAAAAATTATTTAGATCTATATTTTAAGAGTTTCTATTTATAACTTTTTAAATTTTTACTATCATAATATACTTAAATCcaatatataaatagttATAAAATAcaatattattttaaatcTAAAATGAAAGTATATTATTAAAAAGtaaatattttatttctaGCTTTTTGTATTTATtataaaatttttaataatttataatagtaaatatatatttttttaatataaattatCTTaaaatttattatttatagctATACTTATAATTAAAGTCTAGACTActaaaattattatattatatgtAACAATTATATAGTAAAGtcttagatatatattaattttataattttttatattatagaaaataaattaaaaatattagTTTTATTAAGATAAAAcgtttattctttttaaattaaaaaatattagtaagctatattaatattagaTAATAGTCTATATTTACAAAAGTAAGCAAGAGTTATACTAgtataaataatttaaaactatctatatatctatatttttagATATCTTCactaaaaatatagtattaaaGCTATATCTActatttataatttatagatatagtattaGATCTTATATCTGTTGGAGCGGATATGCCGCAGTCTACTTAAGATACTTCCAATACTTAACTAGTAATAGAACTATTACAAGGTAAATAAAGAGTATATATtagatctagattattaTAAAACTgtaaaatattttaattaaataattagTCTTTCTATATTAACGCTCATCTATTAAAGTATTTTCTTTAAAAAGCCatctatattaatattttattaagaaTATATCGCTACTACTAGAGATATATTATAGATCCTTGTCTAATACATCTTATTAAAGATGGATATATAagatagaataataatagaataataatagttAATTCTTAGATAAAAGATAtctaataaattatttatctagtatttattttaaaaaaaaactataaatattaatattagttattataataaaattatatatattatagtaataatataactaaatatattaataatataataaatttataatattaataagatatagtatattgttaatataaaaaattatagtaataatataataaataagaatatataaaaatatttattttatatatttaatttaattctTTAgatttaatttatattattattataaaattatCTTTAATAGTATAACTAGTCTTAActtatttataattttttaattattagatatatatatttaatagcTCTAGTTCTTTAAACTTAAGTCTAGTATTAATAGTAATCTTATATTGACTATATCCCTGTAATGACGGCAGTCTAGCATTAATAGTAGTCTTATATCGACTGTATCCCTGTGATAATagaaattaataaataatacTAGATTAGTAACCCTTGGAACGTGgtccgctaactggtctTAGATTTGACTATAAAGCCCCGGACATAACAAGATACTCTTTATAAATATAACTAATATATTGCTATAATTACTAAAGTATAAGAGAAGACGGTGTTTcttaaagtatatattaattggtttattaatagtaatactctattctatttttattaaaattaatcTAATTAAAAGATATAGAACTATTATctaatcttttttttattatattgTTCTATcatattattaaaatattagaGGCCTTAGACCTTAAGTATATATAAGATCttattaaaatatttagTTCTATATTAAATCCTggtatatatagtatatatagtaAATAATATTATCTCTTTTGgatattatataatattatagcTAAGTATATTAAGATCAAATTCTATATAAGCGGTAGGCCAGGAAGAATACCTTAGTCAATAGCTTAGCCGCAGTCTATCAACATATTTGCCGGCATAATCTTAAACAATCGTGGGCTTAATATATTGCACCCTGACGCGATGGCAAGAGACTTGGGGACCACGAATACTATAGATACCCCAAGCCACATAGTATCACTTGACGAGTTTAACGGGGACAGAATAGGCCTTGGAGATGGGCTGGTCGAGCCTACAGTATTTGGGGATGTTGACATGGGGATGGATCTCTCGGGAGCTCAACTATGGGACTGGTTCAACAAGAACCAGGCCATAATGAGACTGCTTGAGGATACATAGAAGACCGTCGTGGTGGTATGAGATGCGTTTGGAAATGTTGTGGCGATGTAGAACCTGTACTACCAGTCGGACTGTATAGTAGTGGTAGTTGCGTAGGGCTCTGTATCATTTGTCCATAGTTATTGACCCTGACTGAATTCCAATCCACTGCGTCCTGGGGAGTAAATGATATTAACACTAATGCTCTATACCCATACATTTATGTCTCCTAACAAAACATAAAAGTGCCTTAGCTCGATAGCTACCTGGTATTTCACTTGAAAGTAGAACAGGAAAGCGACATGTAAAGATGTGAGTGTCTCTTCTCTATAAACCCTAGGCCATACACATGCTCATGTTGACATTCCAATATTCCTTTCTTATTTCTATCGAACTGCCGGTTTCGAATAGAGGCTAAGGCCTTCCAAAGGACCTTACCCTGTGatttaaaagaaaagatgttGTGTGGGcggagagggggagaagcTTAACAGCCTCAAGTCTCTACAGACAATACAcaaatgagaaaggagaggaaatggatTGGCAGGCTTGAGGGATCTAAGCAATATTCTAACTGTACTTTCGTGTCCTATAGACGAAGGTCTCCAGTATACCCAGATATCAAACTTGAACGACCGTATCTAGATATTATCTGTTCACAAATATTACTCAACGGAGATCAGTCTCTTAAAATATCACATATTCTGGATATCACACGAGGGGGGACCAGGCAAGCGTTGGACAACCCCTAATACTAACCACGATTATACTACTATAATGATGTTGCCCGTGGGAGTCTCAACTcggaagaaaaaaatataatCAGAAGTTCAATTCATATCCTGCAGATACATGAGACTTTGATCGGAGAATAAAGTGGCATAAGCGCCTTGTGTTCCAGTGTATCAGGTCACAGAGCCTCCTAGATTATTATACAACGTTGGAATAACCCGTGATTCCTGCCCTAGACAGACCTTCATAAATACCTTGCATTGTGTCAAGGATAGAGCTCCAGTTGTCGAAGGGGATAAACGGAATTCCCCTTTCCTTGCAATGATCTACTAGGTCTACCTCATGCGTTAGGCTCGCTTATTATCAATTGCAAGTAGCCAACCATGCGGGTGGATATGAGATTGTGAAAGTAATTCACCAGGAGAACTCACCCAAACCCTCCTTTGCAAAAAGAACGTGAGTTTGCGATGCGGCAGATAAATCCGAGACACCATCTCCAGCGTAAAAAAGTAGAGGACAATTTCCGCTGGGTAGCCCAAAGTACGGCTTGATCTCGAGTGATTTATCATGACCAAAGGCACTATATAGTTCATCATTTCGGTTTAGTGAAGACTCACTCAACAGCTCAGCAAATGTGTTGCCCTTACCTGTCGTCACGGTATTTAATCCGCCATCCACTCCCACTCGTCTTGTCGCCGAAGCTGTGTGGCTCAACGTCATTGGCAACAACAAATATATTTTCTGGATTGCTGCCCAGAACGGACTCCAGCAACATGGTTATGAAAGGAGTCATCCCAGAAGAGAGCACAACTATAGGGATATTACACCCTTTTGCCCAATAATAGAAATCCAGGAAGTGGGGATCAAGCTGAATATTATCCTGTACAATTCGCAGACAATCCGCTAACGGCATCTGTACACTCTGGAGCATGGCGTGGAATGCATCTCTATTGGTGGAGTTGGTCAAGTGGCTGTGTGAAATGACAGAAATGGCATACGGATGGATAGCGAATTCTTACCTGAAAGCCATATGTCCTTTCATGACTTCCATCTCCAATTTCCGTCGCATTTCCATCCCAAACCCAAAGTTATCTACCTTCACATCAGGTAAGCTACGGAGATTGGATATTGGGGTCGACATAGTACCAGATAGTCATTGCCTAGATTGCTGTCAGCGACGGGCGTGTCTGAGTATCATGACGGAGggaaagaccaaaaaaaGCCTTAGGGAAGAGTGTCATACAGTCTTTCAGAGTAATAGTTCCATCAAAATCTGTAAAAAAGATAGCTTTAGGGTTCTCTTTGAGGTACAGCAGCTCATATTCAGGGGACTCCATTATGCCGCCTGTGATCACGATTGAGGATCTTTCAAGAACCGCCGAACGTATTAAAATGGCAACTAAACAGATAATGGAAAGCAGCAAGGGTATCGAAACGTATGCACCGGTATTATTAACATTTAAGTTATCTAACGACAACTGGATGCCGCTCTCCTAGGTAAGCCTGGTGGTGGGCAGCTATGAGATTTAAGATTTTTCCCGTTGCGTATATGATCATTACATACATGACAGGGAGATCTGTATGAGGTAAAATATTACGAATGTTTCCTATTCCGAAGTACCTACTGCGAAAGATTGGCCTAGCCTTGAACTGCGATCTTATGACATTTACACCTGTAGCTCCATCTCTAGTTGCTACTATCTCTCGTGTAACGAGGAGCCTTATCTAGCTTGCAGGTATACTAGGATACGGACAAGATAAAGATCTAGCTTCTCAGAGTGCCAAAATTCGGAAGTTGCCATTTGCAGCGATCCTTCTGGTGTCACTAGCCTTGAGAGCAGATCCAGGGAATGTAACCACATTTCCGGCGTATCCAGAGCTCAATGTCGGGTACTTGAATGTCATATCCCACAATAACTGTGCTCAGATGGGTCGGCTATTCTGCACAATCTCTGGTTCACTCTGCATATGACAACCTAATCCTGTGGGTCTTGTACTGACAGCCGATATCTATCTCCTACCCGAAAGGGACTGCTTCCACACCCTAAGCGACCTATACATTAACCAGTCGTATACGAGATCTGATCATTTTAATCGATGACCAGCATGTGTCCGTGAATTAAGCATTTGTCATATAGCGAAGGTTGAACTTAAATCCTGTCTACATTTTCCAGTTAAGATGGCTTGCTGTCTGCACTCGACGCAAACGGAGCATGCCACACCACACCACATACCCGGAACCCTGGGAATGCAACATTCCGCTATTCGCTATGATTTTAATTCCAACTAGCAAAATAACTGAGCTTCATGTCACATATGCAATTTAGCACTACGTGTTAGGTGTCCTTTGCGCAAGCCACTTCTGTCTACATCGTTGTCGATGCCGTGTTACTACCCTAGATTAGCACTTATTCGAGGAAGGCTATATTCTATGAGTCACTACTGTTAGCTTGAACCTGCAAGGTAACATGATATCGGATATGTTGATGCAACCTATGCTATATGTGGATATTGAATTGCGCTAGAGTATGCTAAGAACTGCAGACACGCCTTCAGCCTTCCACACGGAACGCAATGTGGTGAACCATAGTCTGTCAGGGTTGAGGAAGGAATTCTAACTCCGAAGAAGCTACAGATGTAGAGTCGGAATAGGTAGCATTTCGCGAAGAAATGGTTCACAATTGTCGCATAAGGCCTAGACTTGCCACACCCTCTACGATAAACGTATTAATGCGAAGGCTACAACTCAATCTAGCCATACTGACTGGCTACCGTAGTTACTTTTACCATGTAGACTGAAATTGATCGGAAGCTTCGgtaaaagaacaaaaaaagcaTCTGATGTTGATATACCTATGTATTGCTCAAGACCCAACTATTTATTCAAGCGTGTGGAAGGCCCAACTGTTTCACGATTTCGTGATTAAGAGATTCTCATCATTTAAACTCCCCGCAAGATACAATCTAT from Aspergillus oryzae RIB40 DNA, chromosome 1 encodes the following:
- a CDS encoding uncharacterized protein (defense-related protein containing SCP domain); protein product: MDSNGLFPFITTVSAKLHYVELYSPLTMDTQDRSSVTPSASNMKPIEWDEGLATAAQQLADSCKFEHNRAGQNLYEGSDPADLVKQAIDAWHNEHKDYNYDSNTCGPNAICGHYTQVVWADSSKVGMAVSSRKCESGMYIVVANYDPVGNYAGEKPYKQQ
- a CDS encoding putative phosphoserine phosphatase (predicted protein) gives rise to the protein MESPEYELLYLKENPKAIFFTDFDGTITLKDYNFGFGMEMRRKLEMEVMKGHMAFRDAFHAMLQSVQMPLADCLRIVQDNIQLDPHFLDFYYWAKGCNIPIVVLSSGMTPFITMLLESVLGSNPENIFVVANDVEPHSFGDKTSGSGWRIKYRDDSAFGHDKSLEIKPYFGLPSGNCPLLFYAGDGVSDLSAASQTHVLFAKEGLVDHCKERGIPFIPFDNWSSILDTMQGIYEGLSRAGITGYSNVV